From a single Clostridium isatidis genomic region:
- a CDS encoding APC family permease produces MKKKEYGLLTSIAMIIGIVIGSGIFFKSDNILIATKGSISLGVLVFFIAALGIIFGGLTIGELASRDSRAGGIITYAENSYNESVACSFGWFHTFVYYPSLIAVISWVSGIYICILFGIKGSLLLQCLIGIAVATILYVVNILSKILGGFFQNAATIIKIIPLLLIAVSGIIFGNTQEITINNLTAGGSISWLAAIAPIAFSLDGWIISTSIAHEIKDSKKNLPRALIIAPIFIVLIYVLYFVGISIYVGPEQIMALGDAHVDVAANGIFGPLGGKIIITFVVISIIGTLNGLILGYIRMPYSLAIRNMIPNSKSISIINEKLSVSIKSALLSYIVSFIWLLVHYITQKYNLMPNGDVSEISIVVNYLLYILLYFKVFKMGISGEIKGIWRGRINPILATLGSIITLVGSFSNPLLILYFLISFTVLITAFIYHKNIVNDI; encoded by the coding sequence ATGAAAAAGAAAGAATACGGATTATTAACTTCGATTGCAATGATTATTGGAATTGTTATTGGATCAGGGATATTTTTTAAAAGTGATAATATTTTGATTGCTACAAAAGGAAGTATATCATTGGGAGTATTGGTTTTCTTTATTGCTGCTTTAGGAATTATCTTTGGTGGTTTAACTATTGGAGAACTTGCATCAAGAGATTCTAGAGCTGGAGGAATAATAACTTATGCCGAGAATTCATATAATGAGTCAGTTGCTTGTTCTTTTGGATGGTTTCATACTTTTGTATATTATCCTTCATTAATTGCAGTTATATCTTGGGTTTCGGGTATATACATTTGTATTTTGTTTGGAATAAAGGGAAGTTTATTATTACAATGTTTAATAGGGATTGCCGTTGCTACAATTTTATATGTAGTAAATATTTTATCTAAAATTCTTGGAGGTTTCTTTCAAAATGCAGCAACTATAATAAAGATAATTCCTTTATTATTAATTGCAGTTTCAGGAATAATATTTGGTAATACTCAAGAAATTACTATAAATAATCTGACAGCTGGGGGATCTATTTCTTGGCTTGCTGCAATAGCACCAATAGCTTTTTCATTAGATGGATGGATAATATCTACTTCAATAGCTCATGAAATAAAAGATTCCAAAAAGAATTTACCAAGAGCCTTAATTATAGCTCCGATTTTTATAGTTTTAATTTATGTATTATATTTTGTTGGTATAAGTATCTATGTTGGACCTGAACAAATAATGGCTTTGGGAGATGCACATGTTGATGTGGCTGCTAATGGAATTTTCGGGCCTTTAGGTGGAAAAATTATCATTACTTTTGTTGTAATTTCTATAATTGGCACATTAAATGGATTGATTTTGGGTTATATAAGGATGCCTTATTCTTTGGCAATAAGAAATATGATACCTAATTCTAAATCTATTAGTATTATAAATGAAAAACTTTCAGTATCAATTAAATCAGCTTTATTATCATATATAGTTTCTTTTATTTGGTTATTAGTTCATTATATAACACAGAAATATAATCTAATGCCTAATGGAGATGTATCTGAAATATCTATTGTTGTAAATTATTTATTATACATATTGTTATATTTTAAAGTTTTTAAAATGGGGATTTCTGGTGAGATTAAAGGAATATGGAGAGGCAGGATAAATCCTATTTTAGCTACTTTAGGTTCAATTATTACATTAGTAGGAAGCTTTAGTAACCCATTATTAATTTTATATTTTTTAATAAGTTTTACTGTTTTAATAACAGCTTTTATTTATCATAAGAATATAGTTAATGATATTTAG
- a CDS encoding iron-containing alcohol dehydrogenase yields MKNFTYQNGTKIIFGKDTELQVGSLLKEYTNKVLFHYGGGSIKKTGLYDKVVRSLREAGIDFVELPGVKPNPRVSLVRKGIEICRKNNIDFILAVGGGSVIDSSKAIAAGVNYNGDVWDLFLGTPIKHNCLKVATILTIPAAGSETSSGTVITNEEGLYKRSTGHPKLRPIFSIMNPELTFTLPKYQTSCGIADMFAHIMERYFTNEANVDLTDRLCEGTMKAIIENALRLNNNPKDYNARAEIMLAGMVAHNGSLGMGRIEDWASHDIEHELSGIYDIAHGAGLSIVFPAWMKFVYKRNINRFAQFANRVFNIDININNLEETALAGITALENFFTEIGLPTRLSHVNIDDSHIEEMANKLVAHREHAGNFIEIRANEASQILKLAL; encoded by the coding sequence ATGAAAAATTTTACTTATCAAAATGGAACTAAAATAATATTTGGAAAAGATACTGAATTACAAGTCGGTTCTTTATTAAAAGAATATACAAATAAAGTATTGTTTCACTATGGTGGGGGAAGTATAAAAAAAACAGGACTTTATGATAAAGTTGTTAGATCATTAAGAGAGGCTGGAATTGACTTTGTGGAACTTCCTGGCGTAAAACCAAATCCAAGAGTCTCTCTTGTACGTAAAGGTATTGAAATATGCAGAAAGAATAATATTGATTTTATATTAGCTGTTGGTGGTGGAAGTGTTATTGATTCTTCAAAAGCTATTGCTGCTGGTGTCAATTATAATGGAGATGTTTGGGATTTATTCTTAGGTACACCAATAAAACATAACTGTTTAAAAGTTGCTACTATTCTAACAATACCAGCTGCAGGAAGCGAAACAAGTTCAGGAACTGTTATTACTAACGAAGAAGGTTTATATAAAAGAAGCACTGGCCATCCAAAGTTAAGACCTATATTTTCAATAATGAATCCAGAACTTACCTTTACTTTACCAAAATATCAAACTTCTTGTGGTATTGCTGATATGTTTGCTCATATAATGGAGCGATATTTTACAAATGAAGCAAATGTTGATTTAACAGATAGACTTTGTGAAGGAACGATGAAAGCAATAATAGAAAATGCATTAAGATTAAATAATAATCCTAAGGACTACAATGCTAGGGCAGAAATTATGTTAGCTGGAATGGTTGCTCATAATGGTTCCTTAGGTATGGGAAGAATTGAAGATTGGGCATCTCATGATATTGAACACGAATTAAGCGGTATATATGATATTGCTCATGGTGCAGGTTTATCAATAGTATTTCCTGCATGGATGAAATTTGTTTATAAAAGAAATATAAATAGATTTGCTCAATTTGCTAATAGAGTTTTTAACATTGATATTAATATAAATAATCTTGAAGAAACTGCATTAGCAGGAATAACAGCCTTAGAAAATTTCTTTACAGAAATAGGGCTTCCTACACGCTTAAGTCATGTAAATATTGATGATTCACATATAGAGGAAATGGCTAATAAACTAGTAGCACACAGAGAGCATGCTGGCAACTTTATTGAAATAAGAGCTAATGAAGCAAGTCAGATATTAAAACTTGCACTTTAA
- a CDS encoding amidase domain-containing protein, with amino-acid sequence MNFKNKFISFTLLFILIFSLIPTTKSYAYEDADKAELKEEFKILLEDLFSKRNVTILSADYDNLKEFYDLNIKVSLWAYEYEVKKTDYLINWSEKQAVKFNNISSIIKIRKVREREPNLFGVTCNVATKYNYSYIDNPDVNNSFRIGTDHYINLKKVGDRYIITKEWYTDPFADSLNKKKIKSDEISQYILAQTKPNYTPNERVQKVIEYAHKYCGISYDEEFLFKYNSKYKNHNPDGGDCANFASQILHEGAGFKKNSVWNYANNEGTKAWLNAQGFKNYLISSGKASYIAKGPYSKIYKAAFNLRPGDIVAYEKKGRITHVSTVTGLDSKGYPLVTCHNTDRLLVPYDLGWSNDNITFHLIHVHL; translated from the coding sequence GTGAATTTTAAAAATAAATTTATTTCATTCACTTTATTGTTTATTTTAATTTTCTCTCTGATACCAACAACCAAATCCTATGCTTATGAAGATGCTGATAAAGCTGAACTTAAGGAAGAATTTAAGATTTTATTGGAAGATTTATTTTCTAAAAGAAATGTAACAATTTTATCTGCTGATTATGATAATTTAAAGGAATTTTATGATCTTAATATTAAAGTGAGTTTATGGGCTTATGAATATGAAGTTAAAAAAACAGACTACTTAATAAATTGGTCTGAAAAGCAAGCAGTAAAATTTAATAATATATCTTCAATAATTAAAATAAGAAAGGTTAGAGAAAGAGAACCAAATCTCTTCGGAGTAACCTGTAACGTAGCAACTAAATATAATTATTCTTATATCGATAATCCTGATGTAAATAATTCTTTTAGAATTGGAACTGATCATTATATAAATTTAAAGAAAGTTGGCGATAGATATATTATTACCAAAGAATGGTATACAGACCCTTTTGCTGATTCTTTAAATAAAAAGAAAATTAAATCTGATGAAATAAGTCAATACATCTTAGCTCAAACTAAACCTAATTATACTCCTAATGAAAGGGTTCAAAAAGTTATTGAATATGCTCATAAATATTGTGGTATTTCTTATGATGAGGAATTTTTATTTAAATACAACAGCAAATATAAAAATCATAATCCTGACGGAGGAGATTGTGCAAACTTTGCATCACAAATTTTGCATGAAGGAGCAGGATTTAAAAAGAATTCAGTATGGAACTACGCAAACAATGAAGGAACTAAAGCATGGCTTAATGCACAAGGCTTTAAAAACTATCTTATAAGCAGTGGTAAAGCTTCTTATATAGCAAAAGGACCTTATTCAAAAATCTACAAAGCAGCCTTTAATCTACGTCCAGGAGATATTGTTGCCTATGAAAAAAAAGGTAGAATCACTCATGTTTCAACAGTTACTGGTTTAGATTCAAAAGGGTATCCTTTAGTAACCTGCCATAATACAGATAGACTTTTGGTTCCTTATGACTTAGGCTGGAGTAATGATAATATTACCTTTCATTTAATACATGTACACTTATAA
- a CDS encoding RsmB/NOP family class I SAM-dependent RNA methyltransferase: MSIKEIKNNLPEEFIEILEEIYSNGQLDKIYSSFTNGRYTSFRVNRLKGNVSEVVNELNNKKIKAVNCSFIKNAFIAKGVKERTLRKLEIYKQGKIYVQNISSMLPPLFLELKENTTILDMCAAPGGKSLFIADLINNKATILANDINEVRRKRLEYNIEKQGASSVIVLGTDGRTIGKRLKNYFDRILLDVPCSGEGIITLKKNKKYLSWNMKKILSFAKMQKKLLDSAYNALKPGGIIVYSTCTLNPFENENIIEYALDKYKDLKLDKIDLELKNTRRGLTRYKEKIYNKEVEKAIRIIPNEYMEGFFVAKLVKRNQ; encoded by the coding sequence ATGTCTATTAAAGAGATTAAAAATAATTTGCCGGAGGAGTTTATTGAAATATTAGAAGAGATTTATTCAAATGGGCAGTTGGACAAGATTTATTCAAGTTTTACTAATGGCAGATATACAAGTTTTAGAGTTAATAGATTAAAAGGAAATGTAAGTGAAGTTGTAAATGAACTAAATAATAAGAAAATAAAGGCTGTAAATTGTTCTTTTATTAAAAATGCTTTTATAGCTAAAGGAGTTAAGGAAAGAACCTTAAGAAAATTAGAGATTTACAAGCAGGGTAAAATATATGTTCAAAATATATCTTCAATGCTTCCTCCTTTATTTTTAGAATTAAAAGAAAATACAACTATACTTGATATGTGTGCAGCTCCAGGAGGTAAAAGTTTGTTTATAGCTGATTTAATAAATAATAAGGCTACGATTCTAGCAAATGATATAAATGAAGTACGAAGGAAAAGATTAGAATATAATATAGAAAAACAGGGAGCCTCATCAGTTATAGTTTTAGGCACTGATGGAAGAACTATTGGTAAAAGATTAAAAAATTATTTTGATAGAATATTATTAGACGTACCTTGTAGTGGAGAAGGAATAATTACTTTAAAAAAGAATAAAAAGTATCTTTCTTGGAATATGAAAAAAATATTATCTTTTGCAAAAATGCAAAAAAAGTTATTAGATAGCGCCTATAATGCACTAAAACCGGGTGGAATTATTGTATATTCTACTTGTACACTAAATCCATTTGAAAATGAAAATATTATAGAGTATGCATTAGATAAATATAAGGATTTAAAATTAGATAAAATAGATTTAGAATTAAAAAATACCAGAAGAGGTTTAACTAGATATAAAGAAAAAATTTATAATAAGGAAGTCGAAAAAGCTATAAGAATAATACCAAATGAATATATGGAAGGATTTTTTGTAGCAAAATTAGTAAAAAGAAATCAGTAA
- the asnA gene encoding aspartate--ammonia ligase: MKIEGIIIPKDYKSDTTLIETEKNIKKIKDFFERKLSETLNLVRVSAPLFVEGESGINDNLNGVERPVKFDLLATGKEVEVVHSLAKWKRYSLYRYGFKVNEGLYTDMNAIRRDEELDNLHSIYVDQWDWEKIIRKEDRTIDTLKEIVRSIYKVLLATEKFVNTELIKAESKLPEDIFFITTQELEDLYPDLTPKEREDAICKEHKAVFVMQIGDKLKSGEKHDGRSPDYDDWKLNGDILLWYPLLDRAFELSSMGIRVDEEALDYQLRVSNSEDRRQLKFHRMLLNGELPYTIGGGIGQSRICMYFLNKAHIGEVQASVWDEKNLSICKEHGIELL, from the coding sequence ATGAAAATCGAAGGAATAATAATACCAAAGGACTACAAAAGTGACACAACATTAATTGAAACAGAAAAGAACATTAAAAAAATCAAGGACTTCTTTGAAAGGAAGTTATCTGAAACTCTTAACCTTGTTAGAGTATCAGCACCTTTGTTTGTAGAAGGAGAAAGTGGAATAAATGATAACCTAAATGGGGTAGAAAGACCAGTTAAATTTGATTTGCTTGCAACTGGAAAGGAAGTTGAAGTTGTTCATTCCTTAGCAAAATGGAAAAGATATAGTCTTTATAGATATGGTTTTAAAGTAAACGAAGGTTTATACACAGATATGAATGCAATAAGAAGAGATGAGGAATTAGACAATTTACATTCAATATATGTTGATCAATGGGATTGGGAAAAAATAATAAGAAAAGAAGATAGAACCATAGATACTCTTAAAGAGATTGTTAGATCAATATATAAAGTACTTTTAGCAACAGAAAAATTTGTAAATACTGAATTAATTAAAGCTGAAAGTAAACTTCCTGAAGATATATTTTTCATAACTACTCAAGAATTAGAGGATTTATATCCGGATTTAACACCAAAAGAAAGAGAAGATGCAATTTGTAAAGAGCATAAAGCAGTATTTGTAATGCAAATAGGAGATAAGTTAAAATCAGGAGAAAAACATGATGGAAGAAGTCCTGATTATGATGATTGGAAACTAAATGGAGATATATTATTATGGTATCCACTATTAGATAGAGCTTTTGAATTATCTTCTATGGGAATAAGAGTTGATGAGGAAGCTTTAGATTATCAACTTAGAGTATCAAATAGTGAAGATAGAAGACAATTAAAGTTCCATAGAATGCTTTTAAATGGAGAACTTCCTTATACAATAGGTGGTGGTATTGGTCAATCAAGAATATGTATGTACTTCTTAAACAAAGCTCATATAGGTGAAGTTCAAGCTAGTGTTTGGGACGAAAAGAATTTAAGTATATGTAAAGAACATGGTATTGAGCTGCTATAA
- the glyA gene encoding serine hydroxymethyltransferase, whose protein sequence is MNFEEVSKRDKEIFELIEMELKRQQTGIELIASENFASKAVMEAMGSYLTNKYAEGYPSKRYYGGCHIVDQVEELARERAKELFGAEHANVQPHSGSQANMAVYMSFLEPGDTVLGMDLSHGGHLTHGSGVNFSGKLFNFVSYGVNKETETIDYNEVREMALKHKPKLIVAGASAYSRIIDFKAFREIADEINAYFMVDMAHIAGLVAAGEHPSPVPYADFVTSTTHKTLRGPRGGLILCKEKYAKQIDKSIFPGIQGGPLLHIIAAKAVCFNEALEPGFKEYIKQVVLNSKTLAKELQNHGFKIVSNGTDNHLILVDLTNKNITGKDAEILLDSIGITVNKNTVPNETRKPSITSGIRIGTPAVTTRGFDTEDMKEIASIINDALSNEEVDIHNLRERVNKLCNKHPLYF, encoded by the coding sequence ATGAACTTTGAAGAAGTTTCCAAAAGAGATAAAGAAATATTTGAATTAATTGAAATGGAATTAAAAAGACAACAAACAGGAATAGAACTTATTGCTTCTGAAAATTTTGCTTCTAAAGCAGTAATGGAAGCTATGGGTTCATATTTAACTAACAAGTATGCTGAAGGATATCCAAGTAAAAGATATTATGGCGGATGTCATATAGTTGATCAAGTCGAAGAATTAGCTAGAGAAAGAGCTAAAGAACTTTTTGGAGCAGAACATGCCAATGTTCAACCTCATTCAGGATCTCAAGCAAATATGGCTGTTTATATGTCGTTTCTTGAACCAGGAGATACAGTTTTAGGTATGGATTTAAGTCATGGTGGTCATTTAACTCATGGATCAGGAGTTAACTTTTCAGGAAAATTATTTAATTTTGTTTCCTACGGAGTTAATAAGGAAACAGAAACTATAGACTATAATGAAGTTAGGGAAATGGCATTAAAGCATAAGCCAAAGCTAATTGTAGCTGGAGCTAGTGCATATTCAAGAATTATAGATTTTAAGGCTTTTAGGGAAATTGCAGATGAAATAAATGCATATTTTATGGTAGATATGGCTCATATTGCTGGTCTTGTAGCAGCAGGTGAACATCCTTCACCAGTACCATATGCAGATTTTGTAACCTCTACAACTCATAAAACTTTGAGAGGACCAAGGGGAGGATTAATTCTTTGCAAGGAAAAATATGCCAAGCAAATTGATAAATCAATTTTTCCAGGAATTCAAGGAGGACCATTATTACATATAATAGCTGCTAAAGCTGTATGTTTTAATGAAGCATTAGAGCCTGGTTTTAAAGAATATATAAAACAAGTTGTTTTAAATTCAAAAACTTTAGCAAAAGAATTACAAAATCATGGGTTTAAAATAGTATCTAATGGAACCGACAATCATTTAATATTAGTTGATTTAACTAATAAAAATATTACAGGAAAAGATGCCGAAATATTATTAGATTCTATTGGAATTACAGTAAATAAAAATACTGTTCCAAATGAGACAAGGAAACCTTCTATAACTTCTGGAATAAGAATAGGAACTCCTGCAGTTACTACAAGAGGATTTGATACTGAAGATATGAAAGAAATAGCTTCAATAATAAATGATGCTTTATCTAATGAAGAAGTCGATATTCATAATTTAAGAGAAAGAGTTAATAAGTTGTGTAATAAACATCCTTTATATTTTTAA
- a CDS encoding ABC transporter substrate-binding protein translates to MNKKLLCGVLSLTLGLALLTGCSSSGKGNDDVIKIGGLGPLTGDAATYGQSVKNGAQLYVDEINNAGGINGKKVELIFEDDQADPNSSTQAFNKLVNNDKVLGLVGPTTSGAALAVAPNATSQKVPMITPSGTEPTITVKGGEYVFRGCFIDSFQGEMLAKYAKESLGKTKAAVLYNSGSDYSKGIADAFKAKFEALGGTITDYSSYNDGDTDFNAQLTSIKSNNPDVLVLPDYYNVVSLIAKQARDNGISAQFLGGDGWESEELATIGGDAVNGALYLNHYYSEDEAEQVQSFVKAYKEKYNAAPDAFAALAYDSTKILLDAIAASGDYSPEKIIEAMKSTDLDNVTGKITFDENRSAVKSATIIKVDGDKKVLVDKVNP, encoded by the coding sequence ATGAACAAAAAATTATTATGTGGTGTACTGTCGCTAACACTTGGATTAGCATTACTTACAGGATGTTCTTCATCCGGAAAAGGAAATGATGATGTAATCAAAATAGGAGGATTAGGACCATTAACTGGTGATGCAGCAACTTATGGACAATCAGTTAAAAATGGTGCTCAATTATATGTAGATGAAATTAATAATGCTGGCGGAATCAACGGAAAGAAAGTAGAGTTAATATTTGAAGACGATCAAGCTGATCCAAACTCTTCAACGCAAGCATTCAATAAGTTAGTAAATAACGATAAAGTTCTTGGTTTAGTTGGACCTACTACTTCAGGTGCTGCTTTAGCTGTTGCTCCTAATGCAACTAGTCAAAAGGTTCCAATGATAACACCATCAGGTACAGAACCTACAATTACTGTAAAAGGTGGAGAATATGTATTTAGAGGCTGCTTTATAGATTCTTTCCAAGGAGAAATGTTAGCTAAATACGCTAAAGAAAGCTTAGGAAAAACAAAGGCTGCAGTTTTATATAACTCAGGTTCAGATTATTCAAAAGGAATAGCTGATGCCTTCAAAGCTAAATTTGAAGCTTTAGGTGGTACAATAACTGATTACTCAAGCTACAATGACGGAGATACTGACTTTAACGCTCAACTTACTAGTATAAAATCAAATAATCCAGATGTACTAGTACTTCCAGATTACTATAATGTTGTAAGTCTTATTGCAAAACAAGCTAGAGACAATGGTATATCTGCTCAATTCCTAGGTGGAGATGGTTGGGAATCTGAAGAACTTGCTACAATTGGTGGAGATGCTGTAAACGGTGCTTTATATTTAAATCACTACTATTCAGAAGACGAAGCTGAACAAGTTCAATCTTTCGTTAAAGCTTATAAAGAAAAATATAATGCAGCACCAGATGCATTTGCAGCTTTAGCTTATGACAGTACTAAAATCTTACTTGATGCTATTGCAGCAAGCGGTGATTATAGTCCTGAAAAAATAATTGAAGCTATGAAGTCTACTGATCTTGACAATGTAACAGGAAAAATTACTTTTGATGAAAATAGATCAGCAGTTAAGAGTGCAACAATAATCAAAGTTGATGGAGATAAAAAAGTTTTAGTTGACAAAGTTAACCCTTAA
- a CDS encoding IS1182 family transposase: MPIKKILRKNYTLNQKVYQLKLPFDIDCIIPSNDSVRLLSQFVEEMDLTELYSTYFRIRENQVSPMKMLKIMLYAYMNGIYSSRDIELACRRDINFMFLLEGASAPDHSTFARFRSLHFAPCSEKILAEMTNFLYKIGEVSGNNIFIDGTKIEACANKYTFVWKKAVTKNMAKLLIKLADLVKESEELYGIKLIYKDKVEIKHVKKLRKKLYELKRSEGIEFVHGCGKRKTTLQKSIEKLEEYLSKFKEYNQKVYTCGDRNSYSKTDTDATFMRMKEDAMKNGQLKPAYNVQHGVDSEYITWLTVGPQPTDTTTLIPFLKTMEEHLNFKYLKIVADAGYESEENYSFIEDNNQIAFIKPANYELSKTRKYKNDIGKIENMDYNPENDIFICQNGKKLKMEGVKLRKSKTGYESEKTIYTCEDCSDCKYKSKCIKGNNCKTPLEERTKKFETSKKFNRQRKEDLERIISDEGCLLRMNRSIQAEGSFAQVKQDMNFRRFMCRGQRNVLAESTLLAMAHNINKIHRKIQAGRTGQHLFEIKKTA, encoded by the coding sequence ATGCCTATAAAAAAAATCTTACGAAAAAATTATACTTTAAATCAAAAGGTTTATCAACTAAAACTTCCTTTTGATATTGATTGCATAATTCCAAGTAATGATTCTGTGCGATTACTAAGCCAGTTTGTAGAGGAGATGGATTTGACTGAGCTATATTCTACTTATTTTAGAATAAGAGAAAATCAAGTATCGCCCATGAAAATGCTGAAAATTATGCTATACGCTTATATGAATGGAATTTATTCTTCACGTGATATTGAGCTAGCTTGCCGTAGAGATATAAATTTTATGTTTTTACTAGAAGGGGCTTCCGCTCCGGATCACTCAACATTTGCAAGGTTTAGAAGTTTACATTTCGCCCCATGTTCTGAAAAGATTTTAGCTGAAATGACTAATTTTCTTTATAAAATAGGAGAAGTATCAGGTAACAACATATTTATTGATGGTACTAAAATAGAAGCTTGTGCAAATAAATATACTTTTGTTTGGAAAAAAGCTGTTACAAAAAACATGGCAAAGTTATTAATTAAATTAGCCGACCTTGTAAAAGAATCTGAAGAACTTTATGGAATTAAATTAATTTATAAAGATAAAGTAGAAATTAAACATGTGAAGAAGCTAAGAAAAAAGCTTTATGAGTTGAAGAGATCAGAAGGTATAGAATTCGTCCACGGATGTGGTAAAAGAAAAACTACACTACAAAAGTCTATAGAAAAACTTGAAGAGTATCTTTCAAAATTTAAAGAATATAATCAGAAAGTGTACACTTGCGGTGATAGAAATAGCTATTCAAAAACAGATACTGATGCTACATTTATGAGAATGAAGGAAGATGCTATGAAAAATGGACAACTTAAACCTGCTTATAATGTACAACATGGAGTAGATTCAGAATACATTACTTGGCTTACGGTAGGGCCTCAGCCCACAGACACAACGACTCTAATACCATTTTTAAAAACTATGGAGGAACATTTAAATTTTAAATACTTAAAAATTGTTGCTGATGCTGGATATGAAAGTGAAGAAAATTATTCTTTTATTGAAGATAATAATCAAATAGCATTTATTAAACCTGCTAACTACGAATTATCAAAAACGAGAAAATATAAAAATGATATTGGTAAAATAGAAAATATGGATTATAATCCTGAAAATGATATTTTCATATGTCAGAATGGTAAAAAGTTAAAAATGGAAGGCGTAAAATTAAGAAAATCAAAAACAGGATATGAAAGTGAAAAAACAATTTATACATGTGAAGATTGTAGTGATTGTAAATATAAAAGCAAATGCATTAAAGGAAATAATTGCAAAACACCTTTAGAAGAAAGAACTAAAAAATTTGAAACCTCAAAAAAATTTAATCGTCAAAGAAAAGAAGACTTAGAGAGAATAATTAGTGATGAAGGTTGCTTGCTAAGAATGAATAGGAGTATTCAAGCAGAAGGTTCCTTTGCGCAAGTTAAACAAGATATGAATTTTAGAAGGTTCATGTGTCGTGGACAAAGAAATGTTTTAGCCGAAAGTACATTGCTTGCAATGGCTCATAATATAAATAAAATTCATAGAAAAATCCAAGCAGGCCGAACTGGACAACATTTATTTGAAATAAAGAAAACTGCATAA
- a CDS encoding metal-sensitive transcriptional regulator — MELENDKLKKDIILRLKRIEGQVKGIQGMMEKNVCCPDVLVQISAIRSAINKVGGLTIEYYANNCLGIEKDSKEQETLKELIKTINTFVK, encoded by the coding sequence ATGGAATTAGAAAATGATAAATTAAAAAAAGATATTATTCTTAGATTAAAAAGAATTGAAGGACAAGTAAAAGGAATTCAAGGAATGATGGAGAAAAATGTTTGTTGTCCAGATGTACTTGTTCAAATATCTGCTATAAGATCAGCAATAAACAAAGTTGGTGGTTTAACCATTGAGTATTATGCTAATAATTGTTTAGGAATAGAGAAAGATTCAAAAGAACAAGAAACATTAAAAGAATTAATTAAAACAATAAACACCTTTGTAAAATAA
- a CDS encoding TIGR01906 family membrane protein, translating to MNKVLKFIIEIFLSFISVLLTVGLCVISALNIKTIYIYAIDKYDLLNKVNITKDMLLEDYKGLIYYLQNPFVEKLKFNNFIMSKEGEFHFYEVKKIFLGIYLIVILSIIIFFIYSLIKKYNKEKNDMLKLFNKGANILITIFTILLIAIYTDFSKAFVIFHKIFFNNDYWIFDEKTDPIIKVLPEEVFKLYAIIIVVLLIIFIIVYKVLYYKSKKRSITK from the coding sequence ATGAATAAAGTATTAAAATTTATAATTGAAATATTCTTATCTTTTATTTCGGTACTATTAACAGTTGGTTTATGTGTTATTAGTGCATTAAATATAAAAACTATTTACATTTATGCCATAGATAAATATGACCTTTTGAATAAAGTAAACATAACAAAAGATATGCTTTTAGAAGATTACAAAGGATTAATTTATTATTTGCAAAATCCATTTGTAGAAAAACTTAAATTTAATAATTTTATAATGAGTAAAGAAGGGGAATTTCATTTTTATGAAGTTAAAAAAATATTTTTAGGCATATATTTAATAGTTATTTTATCTATAATAATATTTTTTATATATTCATTAATAAAAAAATATAATAAAGAAAAAAATGATATGTTAAAGCTATTTAATAAGGGTGCTAATATATTAATTACGATTTTTACAATATTATTAATTGCAATTTATACAGATTTTTCAAAGGCTTTTGTTATATTTCATAAAATATTTTTCAATAATGATTATTGGATTTTTGATGAAAAGACTGATCCAATAATAAAAGTATTGCCCGAAGAAGTATTTAAGTTATATGCAATAATAATTGTTGTTTTATTAATAATTTTCATAATAGTATATAAAGTTTTGTACTACAAAAGCAAAAAAAGGTCTATAACTAAATAA
- a CDS encoding ferredoxin — MKAFVDQNTCISCGLCEGICPEVFSLETGVSQAIEGIIPAEYEDATREACDGCPVTAISIEE, encoded by the coding sequence ATGAAGGCATTCGTTGATCAAAATACATGTATATCTTGTGGACTATGTGAAGGTATATGTCCAGAAGTATTCTCATTAGAAACTGGTGTATCTCAAGCTATAGAAGGAATAATTCCAGCAGAATATGAAGATGCAACAAGAGAAGCTTGTGATGGGTGTCCAGTAACAGCTATTTCAATAGAAGAATAA